The sequence CAACCTGCCGGACGCGGCTCGCAAGGCGTTCTTCCACGTGGTGAGCCTGGTGGCGCTGGGCTTCATCCTGGTGCTGTACCGCAAGACGGAGCCGTCGCAGAAGATGGTGCGCGTGGCGCTGGCGCTCATCACCGGCGGCGCGCTGGGCAACTTCGTGGACCGGCTCATCCGGGGCTACGTCATCGACTTCATCGACTGGCACTGGCGCAACCAGCCGGGCATGCGCTGGCCCACGTTCAACGTGGCGGACGCGGCCATCTGCGTGGGCGTGGGGCTGATGCTGCTGGACTCCTTCCGCGTGCGCCGGCCGGAAGCCGAGGCCTCGCCGCTGCCCCAGGGCAGCAGTCCGCAGCCGTGACGCGCGGGGGTGGGCTGGTATAAGCCCTCTCCGTGCCGCGCAAATACGCCATCCTCCTCGCCCTCACGCTGGGCGTCATCGTGCTGGACCAGTGGACGAAGTACCTGGTCGTGCGGGACCTCACCACCCGCTTCGACGGGGCCACCACGCTGTCGGAGCGGCTGGGCGCGTTCTATTCGCCCGCCGAGGAACCCGGCCGCCGGGGCCTGCACTTCCAGCCGAAGACGCACGTGGAGGTGGCGGAGAACTTCTTCCGCCTGCGCTACGCGGAGAACCCGGGCGCCGCGTGGGGCATGTTCAAGAACCTGGCCCCGAACGTGCGCGGCCCGCTCTTCCACCTGGTGAGCATTGGCGCGGTGGTGCTCATCGTCTTCTACTTCCGGAAGCTGTCCGGCACGGACCCCGCGGAGGTGTGGGCGCTGTGGGGCCTGCCGCTGGTGCTGGGCGGCGCGCTGGGCAACTACATCGACCGGGTGGCGCGGGCCTTCGTCATCGATTTCCTGGAGGCCCATTGGTACGACAAGGCCGCCTGGCCGTCGTTCAACGTCGCGGACATGGCCATCTGCATCGGCGTGGGCATGCTCGTGGTGGACGCCTTCGTTCGCAAGGAGAAGCCCCAGGCTTCCGCCCCCGCGAAGGCTTCGTGAAAGCCTAGAGGTCCCCCATGCTCCCCGTCCTGCTGCGCCTGAGCTTCACCAGCCTGTGGATGCAGCTGCTGCTGTACGCCGCCGCGGTGGGCGTCGTGGCCTCCGTCGCCGTCAACGGCTGGAAGGGCACGCTGGGGCCGGTGGATGAGAAGACGGGCAAGGAGGGGCCGGCGCCGCTCCAGGACAAGCTGCTGCGCGCGGCGGGGTTCGCGTTGGTGGGCGGCTTCCTCGCGTACTTCGGGCTGAAGTACGCGCTGCCCGCGGAGGCCTTCCCGGGCGGCAAGGGCGAGGGCATCCCGCTGCACACCTACGGCGTGCTCCTGGCGCTGGGCTTCATCACCGCGGTGTCCGTGGCGGGCCGGCTGGCGCAGGACGAGTGGCGCCGCGTGTCCTTCGTGGAGGGCCGGGGCCAGGTGGACACGGAGGGGCCCCAGAAGCGCGAGCAGGTGATGGACCTGGCGTTCTGGGTGCTGGTGGGCGGGCTCGTGGGCAGCCGCGTGCTGTTCGTGCTGGTGAACTGGCAGGACTACGCGCGCGACTGGACCCAGGCCTTCTCCCTGGGCGGCGGGCTGGTGTTCTACGGCGGCCTCATCGGCGCGGGGCTGGCGGCGTTCCTCTTCGCGCGCAAGCACGACCTGGACTTCCTGCGGCTCGCCGACGTGTGCATCCCCACGGTGTCGCTGGGGCAGTGCCTGGGGCGCCTGGGGTGCTTCTCCGCCGGGTGCTGCTGGGGCGACATGGCGGGCAGCCACTCGCACACGGGCGTGACCTTCCCGGGCTCCGGGCTGGCGCAGGACCTGTTCGGCCGGCTGGGGGGAGCATCCAGCCTGGCGTACGGCTCGCAGGCCGGGGATGACCGCTTCGTGGTGGAGGCCACCGGGCAGGTGCTGCACCAGGCGGCGCCGGGCGCGGTGCGCATCTCCGACTGGGTGGCCCAGCACGGCACCACGCTGCCGGTGTACCCCACGCAGCTCTTCGAGTCCGTGGGGCAGCTGGTGCTCTTCGTGGCGCTCCTGTACGCGCGCCGCTTCCGCCGCTTCCACGGGCACATCTTCGCCCTGTGGCTGATGGCCTACGCCGTCCTGCGCACCACGGTGGAGCTGTTCCGGGGCGACGTGGAGCGCGGCACCCTGCACGGCCTGCTGGAGTCGCTGGGGGCCCAGGGGCTGGCCGGGGCGGTGCCCCTGGAGGCCTGGTACAACGTCTCCACCAGCCAGTTCATCTCCCTGTGCATGTTCACCTTCGGTGCGCTGCTGATGGCCCGCCACCGCCCGGCGGGTGAGGCGGCTGGCCTGGGGCCGACACCGACGGCGGCCTGAGGTTGCGAGCCGCGCCCGGGTTGGGGACACTCCCGGAACATGCCGCCGCCCGACAACGCCCGGCCCGCCGCCAAAGGTGGGGCCCGGCCCGCGCAGGACGCCAGTTCCTCCAGCGAAGCCGCCCTTCACGAATGTGAGGAGCTGGAAGCGGCCATCGCGGAGCTGCGCCACAGCTACGAGCAGTACTTCATGGGCATGGAGCGCCAGGCGCCCGTCCGCGCGCATGAGGACTTGAAGAAGCGGATGTTGAAGCTCAAGGGGGCCTTCATCCGCAGCACGTCGGTGAAGTTCCGCGTGCAGAGCCTCCACAACAAGTTCCTCACCTACGAGCGGCTGTGGACGCGCACGCTCCAGGAGATTGAAGCCGGCACCTACCGCCGCGACCTGGCCAAGGCCCGCCGCCGCGCCGGGACGAAGCAGGCCGGTGCCTCCGGCGAGCGCCAGAAGGGCGTGGTGGAGCTCACCGAGGAAGTCGACGACATGGACTTCGAGGAGGTGGAGGAGCTCACCGGCCGCCGCCCCATCAACGAGCCGAAGCTCGCCTCGGAGTACCTGGCGGAGCAGCAGTCCGCGGGCGGGACGCCCTTCCGGGGCACGCCCACCGTCGCTCCTGTCGCGGCGCAGCCGGCCGGTGCGCCCCGGGGCACGCCCGCGGGGCTGGTGCCTCCGGCGAAGAGCATTCCGGCGGTGGCGCCCGTGGGTGGGCTGCCGTCCATCGCGCCCGTGGGGACCCCGGCGATGGGGACCTCGAAGCTGCCCTCGGTGACGCCGGCGGTGGCTCCGGGCGGGACTCCGGCGGCGGGGCGTCCGGCGGTGCCTCCGGGCATGGCCGCCAAGGCTCCGGCCGCTCCGCAGCAGCCCGCGCGTCCGGCGGCGGCTCCGGTGGCGGCGGCGCCCCGTCCCGCGGCGGCGGGCCCGGGTGGCGGCATGTCCGACGACAAGCTGCGCGCGGTGTACGACG comes from Corallococcus macrosporus and encodes:
- the lspA gene encoding signal peptidase II, which codes for MPRKYAILLALTLGVIVLDQWTKYLVVRDLTTRFDGATTLSERLGAFYSPAEEPGRRGLHFQPKTHVEVAENFFRLRYAENPGAAWGMFKNLAPNVRGPLFHLVSIGAVVLIVFYFRKLSGTDPAEVWALWGLPLVLGGALGNYIDRVARAFVIDFLEAHWYDKAAWPSFNVADMAICIGVGMLVVDAFVRKEKPQASAPAKAS
- the lspA gene encoding signal peptidase II, with translation MKASLRLLLVVVLAVLAADQVTKYLAVSRLTEALDGRSGLSRVSGFLSEQNLDNDPPVEGVFRKNTRPYRFIEDYWHFRYVENPGAAWGMFSNLPDAARKAFFHVVSLVALGFILVLYRKTEPSQKMVRVALALITGGALGNFVDRLIRGYVIDFIDWHWRNQPGMRWPTFNVADAAICVGVGLMLLDSFRVRRPEAEASPLPQGSSPQP
- a CDS encoding MXAN_5187 C-terminal domain-containing protein — protein: MPPPDNARPAAKGGARPAQDASSSSEAALHECEELEAAIAELRHSYEQYFMGMERQAPVRAHEDLKKRMLKLKGAFIRSTSVKFRVQSLHNKFLTYERLWTRTLQEIEAGTYRRDLAKARRRAGTKQAGASGERQKGVVELTEEVDDMDFEEVEELTGRRPINEPKLASEYLAEQQSAGGTPFRGTPTVAPVAAQPAGAPRGTPAGLVPPAKSIPAVAPVGGLPSIAPVGTPAMGTSKLPSVTPAVAPGGTPAAGRPAVPPGMAAKAPAAPQQPARPAAAPVAAAPRPAAAGPGGGMSDDKLRAVYDAYVTAKRRCQEDTSKLSYESVAATLRKQVPELLKQHNAKAVEFKVVIKDGKASLKAVPK
- a CDS encoding prolipoprotein diacylglyceryl transferase, with protein sequence MLPVLLRLSFTSLWMQLLLYAAAVGVVASVAVNGWKGTLGPVDEKTGKEGPAPLQDKLLRAAGFALVGGFLAYFGLKYALPAEAFPGGKGEGIPLHTYGVLLALGFITAVSVAGRLAQDEWRRVSFVEGRGQVDTEGPQKREQVMDLAFWVLVGGLVGSRVLFVLVNWQDYARDWTQAFSLGGGLVFYGGLIGAGLAAFLFARKHDLDFLRLADVCIPTVSLGQCLGRLGCFSAGCCWGDMAGSHSHTGVTFPGSGLAQDLFGRLGGASSLAYGSQAGDDRFVVEATGQVLHQAAPGAVRISDWVAQHGTTLPVYPTQLFESVGQLVLFVALLYARRFRRFHGHIFALWLMAYAVLRTTVELFRGDVERGTLHGLLESLGAQGLAGAVPLEAWYNVSTSQFISLCMFTFGALLMARHRPAGEAAGLGPTPTAA